In Bacteroides coprosuis DSM 18011, the following are encoded in one genomic region:
- a CDS encoding phosphate binding protein (COGs: COG0226 ABC-type phosphate transport system periplasmic component~InterPro IPR011862:IPR006059~KEGG: pdi:BDI_2592 phosphate ABC transporter, phosphate-binding protein~PFAM: Bacterial extracellular solute-binding, family 1~SPTR: Putative uncharacterized protein;~TIGRFAM: Phosphate binding protein~IMG reference gene:2504108048~PFAM: Bacterial extracellular solute-binding protein~TIGRFAM: phosphate binding protein), whose protein sequence is MMKKYLSLVCFVLLLPQIGIAQKIKGSDTVLPLAQKEAEVYMQKHPSATVTVTGGGSGVGISALLEGTTDIAQSSRKIKFDEKLKLKNKEKEVIEVIVAYDALAVIVHPNNPITKLTREQLEALFRGKIKNWKELGGPDLKVIPYARETSSGTYEFFKESVLKYKNYMNGIMSMPATGSVIQSISQTEGAIGYVGLAYLNKDVKAIQVSYDQGQSYSNPSVSHANDHSYPIVRPLYFYYIKSEEAIVKPFIDYILSDEGQKIASELGFIKVIK, encoded by the coding sequence ATGATGAAGAAATATTTAAGTTTAGTTTGCTTTGTGCTGCTACTTCCTCAAATAGGAATTGCACAAAAAATTAAAGGTTCAGACACGGTTTTACCGTTAGCACAAAAAGAAGCTGAGGTGTATATGCAAAAACATCCATCGGCTACGGTTACAGTTACGGGAGGAGGAAGTGGTGTGGGAATTTCTGCTCTCCTAGAAGGAACAACTGACATCGCACAATCTTCTAGAAAAATTAAGTTTGATGAAAAACTAAAACTAAAAAACAAAGAAAAAGAAGTTATTGAAGTTATAGTAGCTTATGATGCTTTAGCAGTCATTGTACATCCCAATAATCCGATTACAAAATTAACAAGAGAACAACTCGAAGCTCTTTTCAGAGGAAAGATAAAAAACTGGAAAGAACTAGGAGGTCCTGATTTAAAAGTAATTCCTTATGCTCGTGAAACCTCTTCGGGAACTTATGAGTTTTTTAAAGAAAGTGTATTAAAGTACAAAAACTATATGAACGGCATAATGAGTATGCCAGCAACTGGTTCGGTCATTCAATCCATTAGTCAAACCGAGGGAGCTATAGGTTATGTGGGATTAGCCTATCTTAATAAAGATGTAAAAGCCATTCAAGTATCTTATGATCAAGGTCAGTCCTACTCAAATCCATCAGTTAGCCATGCGAATGATCATAGCTATCCCATCGTCCGTCCTCTTTACTTCTACTATATAAAATCAGAAGAAGCTATTGTCAAACCATTTATTGATTATATCTTATCAGATGAAGGACAAAAAATAGCTTCAGAACTGGGCTTCATCAAAGTAATTAAATAG
- a CDS encoding phosphate ABC transporter, inner membrane subunit PstC (COGs: COG0573 ABC-type phosphate transport system permease component~InterPro IPR011864:IPR000515~KEGG: bvu:BVU_3939 putative ABC transporter permease protein~PFAM: Binding-protein-dependent transport systems inner membrane component~SPTR: Putative ABC transporter permease protein;~TIGRFAM: Phosphate ABC transporter, permease protein PstC~IMG reference gene:2504108049~PFAM: Binding-protein-dependent transport system inner membrane component~TIGRFAM: phosphate ABC transporter, permease protein PstC; phosphate ABC transporter, permease protein PstA), which translates to MRKIRKFLEKIIEGILTLSGAATTLVIILISIFLFKEGFGLFNSPVVEKGYMICLNSDNPVQQLSSFEIKEIFDEEITNWKEVGGIDEEIHTFRFEELFEKYSEADFGEDYKLLPDKIIEIVKSDPNIIAFMPEKYVPKDMSIYTLPYQNFSITDFFFGKEWMPTATPTPQFGILPLILGTLLVSLTAILIALPLGLGVAIYLSELAGKRTRKFLKPVIELLAGIPSVVYGFFGLVVLVPIVQNWLNLPVGETAFTGSLLLAIMALPTIITVAEDSMRNTPRAVREASLALGATQWQTIYKVIIPYAKSGISAAVVLGIGRAIGETMAVLMVTGNAAIMPTSLFQPIRSIPATIAAELGEAPAGGAHYQSLFLLGCILFVITLIISISAEVISKRHPQN; encoded by the coding sequence ATGAGAAAAATACGTAAGTTTTTAGAAAAAATTATTGAAGGTATATTAACCTTAAGTGGGGCAGCTACTACATTAGTTATTATACTAATCAGTATATTTCTTTTTAAAGAGGGTTTTGGACTATTCAATAGCCCTGTGGTAGAGAAAGGTTATATGATTTGCTTAAATAGCGATAATCCAGTTCAACAACTATCCTCTTTCGAGATTAAAGAGATATTCGACGAAGAAATAACCAATTGGAAAGAGGTTGGAGGTATTGATGAAGAAATTCACACCTTCCGATTCGAAGAACTCTTCGAGAAATACTCTGAAGCAGATTTCGGAGAAGACTATAAACTACTCCCTGATAAAATTATAGAAATAGTAAAATCAGATCCGAATATAATTGCATTTATGCCCGAAAAGTATGTCCCAAAGGATATGTCTATTTATACATTACCTTATCAAAACTTTAGTATCACAGATTTTTTCTTTGGTAAAGAGTGGATGCCTACTGCTACCCCTACTCCCCAATTTGGAATCTTACCATTAATATTAGGAACATTATTAGTCAGCCTAACCGCTATTCTAATAGCACTTCCTCTAGGACTAGGTGTAGCTATTTATTTGTCTGAATTAGCCGGCAAGCGTACTCGCAAATTTTTAAAACCCGTCATTGAACTATTAGCAGGTATCCCTTCTGTGGTCTATGGATTCTTTGGATTAGTAGTACTTGTGCCTATTGTACAAAACTGGCTCAACCTTCCTGTTGGAGAGACAGCCTTTACGGGAAGTTTATTACTTGCTATTATGGCACTTCCTACTATTATTACGGTAGCAGAAGACTCTATGAGAAATACTCCAAGGGCAGTACGCGAAGCTAGTTTAGCACTCGGAGCAACTCAATGGCAAACTATTTATAAGGTGATAATACCTTACGCTAAGTCGGGAATTTCTGCCGCTGTAGTATTAGGCATAGGTAGGGCAATCGGAGAAACTATGGCTGTATTAATGGTGACAGGTAATGCAGCAATAATGCCAACTTCATTGTTTCAGCCTATCCGATCTATACCAGCAACAATTGCAGCCGAATTAGGTGAAGCTCCAGCAGGTGGAGCTCATTATCAATCTTTATTTCTATTAGGTTGTATTTTATTTGTTATTACATTAATTATCAGTATCTCTGCTGAGGTGATATCCAAAAGACATCCTCAAAACTAG
- a CDS encoding phosphate ABC transporter, inner membrane subunit PstA (COGs: COG0581 ABC-type phosphate transport system permease component~InterPro IPR005672:IPR000515~KEGG: pdi:BDI_2419 putative ABC transporter permease protein~PFAM: Binding-protein-dependent transport systems inner membrane component~SPTR: Putative uncharacterized protein;~TIGRFAM: Phosphate transport system permease protein 2~IMG reference gene:2504108050~PFAM: Binding-protein-dependent transport system inner membrane component~TIGRFAM: phosphate ABC transporter, permease protein PstA), with the protein MNKKISQHIAFGLFRLLGILIVGLLFWILGFIIYNGIDVISWEFLTTAPTDGMTSGGIYPAIIGTLCLIVGSMLFAFPLGVMSAIYTSEYAGNGWIIKVIRVMTNNLAGIPSIVFGLFGMSLFVNTMGLGDSIIAGSLTLGLLVLPIVIRTTEEALKSIPNSFRNASLALGASKLQTIRKVVLPMAFPNIITGLILSIGRVSGETAPILFTVAAYFLPKLPSSMFDQVMALPYHLYVIATSGTDIEASRPIAYGTALVLIAIVLIMNLLATALRRYFSKKVKMD; encoded by the coding sequence ATGAATAAGAAAATATCACAACATATTGCTTTTGGCCTATTCAGATTACTGGGTATCCTCATCGTAGGGTTACTATTCTGGATCTTAGGTTTTATTATTTATAATGGAATAGATGTCATCAGCTGGGAATTCTTAACTACAGCACCCACAGATGGAATGACATCAGGAGGTATTTATCCAGCAATCATCGGTACACTATGCTTGATTGTAGGTAGTATGTTATTTGCCTTTCCGCTAGGTGTAATGTCTGCCATATATACCAGTGAATATGCAGGTAATGGTTGGATCATAAAAGTGATTCGAGTAATGACAAACAACCTCGCTGGAATTCCATCCATTGTTTTTGGTTTGTTTGGGATGTCTTTATTTGTAAATACGATGGGATTAGGAGACTCTATCATTGCAGGATCATTAACCTTGGGGTTACTTGTTTTGCCTATAGTGATAAGGACAACAGAAGAGGCTCTTAAGTCTATTCCAAATTCATTTAGAAATGCCAGTTTAGCATTGGGAGCCAGCAAACTACAAACGATTAGGAAAGTAGTATTACCTATGGCCTTTCCAAACATTATTACAGGACTTATTCTATCAATCGGTAGGGTCTCGGGTGAAACAGCACCTATTCTATTTACAGTAGCAGCTTATTTCTTACCCAAGCTACCTTCATCTATGTTTGATCAGGTGATGGCTTTACCCTACCATTTGTATGTAATAGCAACAAGTGGTACTGATATAGAAGCTTCTCGACCAATAGCATATGGTACAGCATTAGTTCTTATCGCCATCGTTTTAATTATGAACTTACTTGCTACTGCGCTGAGAAGATATTTTAGTAAAAAAGTAAAAATGGATTAA
- a CDS encoding phosphate ABC transporter, ATPase subunit (COGs: COG1117 ABC-type phosphate transport system ATPase component~InterPro IPR005670:IPR003439:IPR003593~KEGG: pdi:BDI_2420 phosphate ABC transporter ATP-binding protein~PFAM: ABC transporter-like~PRIAM: Phosphate-transporting ATPase~SMART: ATPase, AAA+ type, core~SPTR: Putative uncharacterized protein;~TIGRFAM: Phosphate transport system permease protein 1~IMG reference gene:2504108051~PFAM: ABC transporter~TIGRFAM: phosphate ABC transporter, ATP-binding protein), giving the protein MINTENVNFYYGDFHALKDISMDIEANTVTAFIGPSGCGKSTYLRLFNRMNDLIEGTKLTGKFLIEGQDIYDKSVQVDELRKKVGMVFQKPNPFPKTIFENVAYGLRVNGMGNKDFIQQRVEESLKSTALWDEVKDKLKKSAYELSGGQQQRLCIARALAVSPSILLMDEPTSALDPISTSKIEELIYQLKKQYTIVIVTHNMQQAARVSDKTGFFMLGKLVEYSNTKKLFTNPEQEETQNYITGRFG; this is encoded by the coding sequence ATGATTAATACAGAAAACGTCAATTTCTACTACGGAGATTTCCATGCATTAAAAGATATTAGTATGGATATTGAAGCCAATACAGTAACAGCATTCATAGGACCATCTGGATGTGGAAAATCAACCTATCTGCGCCTTTTTAATAGAATGAATGATCTTATAGAAGGAACTAAACTAACAGGGAAATTCCTTATTGAAGGACAAGATATCTATGATAAATCCGTACAAGTAGATGAGTTACGTAAAAAAGTAGGTATGGTATTTCAAAAACCCAACCCTTTTCCTAAAACTATCTTTGAAAACGTAGCCTATGGTTTAAGAGTTAACGGAATGGGCAATAAAGATTTCATACAACAAAGAGTGGAAGAGTCTTTAAAAAGCACAGCTCTATGGGATGAAGTCAAAGATAAGCTTAAAAAATCAGCCTATGAGCTTTCGGGAGGACAACAGCAGCGCCTATGTATAGCTAGAGCTTTAGCTGTATCACCTTCTATTCTCTTAATGGATGAACCTACATCTGCATTGGACCCTATTTCGACTTCAAAAATTGAAGAATTAATTTATCAGCTTAAAAAACAATATACCATTGTTATCGTTACACACAATATGCAACAAGCTGCTCGTGTAAGTGATAAAACAGGATTTTTTATGCTAGGCAAACTTGTTGAATATAGCAATACTAAGAAACTATTCACCAACCCAGAACAAGAAGAAACTCAAAATTATATCACAGGTCGTTTTGGCTAA